Proteins encoded within one genomic window of Marinitoga sp. 1197:
- a CDS encoding carboxypeptidase M32, whose product MSIEKLKNRYLLISKYNTAAALLQWDFETHMPKKAADKRADVIGEISTKAFELSVSDEIGELIKEAEKENLNEIEKAIIKVGKKEYEKFKKIPPELFKEFNIETAKAQSSWEEAKNKNDFNIFKPHLEKVVELTKKMADYLNYKENRYDALLDLYEPGLTTAELKKIINPLKNFLVDYLKKLDNGKKPTSIMKGYFPVEKQKELSLKALKLMKYDFDAGRMDISMHPFTTTIGFNDVRITTRYNENDLNDSLYSTIHEGGHALYEQGIPEEFYGLPIGDGASMAIHESQSRFWENIIGRSLEFWKYFYNDLIEIFPEFKEYTPEDIFKAVNLVERSFIRTEADEVTYNLHIMLRFEIEEALINDNIEVKDLPEIWNKKMKEYLGIIPENDSEGVLQDVHWAHGSFGYFPSYMLGNLYSAQFYYKMKKDIPDLNTKISHGNLHPALIWLRENIHSKGKIYEPVELVKIVTGESLNPEYFINYIENKYNMVYEL is encoded by the coding sequence ATGTCAATTGAAAAATTAAAAAACAGATATCTACTTATATCAAAATATAACACCGCAGCGGCATTATTACAGTGGGATTTTGAAACTCATATGCCCAAAAAAGCTGCAGATAAAAGAGCCGACGTAATAGGTGAAATTTCAACAAAAGCTTTTGAATTATCTGTTTCTGATGAAATTGGAGAATTAATTAAAGAAGCTGAAAAAGAAAATTTGAATGAAATTGAAAAAGCTATTATAAAAGTTGGAAAAAAAGAATACGAAAAATTTAAAAAAATACCGCCTGAACTATTTAAAGAGTTTAATATAGAAACAGCTAAAGCGCAATCCTCATGGGAAGAAGCTAAAAACAAAAATGATTTCAACATATTCAAACCTCATCTTGAAAAAGTTGTAGAATTAACCAAAAAAATGGCTGATTATTTAAACTATAAAGAAAATAGATATGATGCCTTGCTTGATTTATATGAACCAGGATTAACAACAGCCGAATTAAAAAAAATTATTAATCCCTTAAAAAATTTTTTGGTTGACTATTTAAAAAAATTGGATAATGGGAAAAAACCTACATCTATTATGAAAGGATATTTCCCTGTAGAAAAACAAAAAGAATTGTCATTAAAAGCTTTAAAACTTATGAAATATGATTTTGATGCTGGAAGAATGGATATTTCAATGCATCCATTTACAACAACTATAGGCTTTAACGATGTAAGAATTACAACTCGATACAATGAAAATGATTTAAATGATTCATTATATAGCACTATACATGAAGGTGGGCACGCATTATACGAACAGGGAATACCTGAAGAATTTTATGGTCTTCCAATTGGCGATGGTGCTTCAATGGCTATTCATGAAAGCCAATCCAGATTCTGGGAAAACATTATAGGAAGAAGCCTTGAATTCTGGAAATATTTTTATAATGATTTAATAGAAATTTTTCCGGAATTTAAGGAATATACACCTGAAGATATATTTAAAGCAGTAAACTTAGTAGAAAGGTCTTTTATTAGAACAGAAGCAGATGAAGTGACTTATAATCTGCATATAATGCTGAGATTTGAAATTGAAGAGGCTTTGATTAATGATAATATAGAAGTTAAAGATTTACCTGAAATCTGGAACAAAAAAATGAAAGAATATCTTGGTATTATTCCAGAAAACGATAGTGAAGGCGTATTACAGGATGTTCATTGGGCTCATGGATCATTTGGATATTTCCCATCTTATATGCTGGGAAATCTGTATTCTGCACAATTTTATTATAAAATGAAAAAAGATATTCCAGATCTCAATACCAAAATATCACATGGCAATTTACATCCTGCATTAATATGGTTAAGAGAAAATATACATTCAAAAGGAAAAATATATGAACCTGTCGAATTAGTTAAAATAGTAACTGGTGAATCGCTTAATCCGGAATATTTTATAAATTATATTGAAAATAAATATAATATGGTGTATGAATTATAA
- a CDS encoding rod-binding protein: MVSSVTFSRPTNYNNIKKEDAAAELVGSVFSKVFKDMYNSEIFKSDLLPKSNTEKWFKEMLIDQYSISIAKNNMKPLINEILKAYQKP, translated from the coding sequence ATGGTTTCATCTGTAACCTTTTCAAGACCAACTAATTATAACAACATAAAAAAAGAAGATGCTGCTGCAGAACTGGTTGGATCTGTTTTCTCAAAAGTATTTAAAGATATGTATAATTCTGAAATATTTAAAAGTGATTTACTTCCAAAATCGAATACTGAAAAATGGTTCAAAGAAATGCTGATAGACCAATATTCTATTTCTATAGCAAAAAATAATATGAAACCTCTAATAAATGAAATTTTAAAAGCTTATCAAAAACCTTAA
- a CDS encoding flagellar basal body L-ring protein FlgH, producing MKRISFLIVIILIFTINFSDSLWKKSKISNLISKPEKSYEIGDIITVAVSESPSLSLSDNNPDPFSGVMGTVGAIFNTIGNIDLMKFFPLGANKPENIKVSNKKSSSQSKATVNLYISAKVIEVLDKNIIKIRGKKEFKVDSQKKIMIIEGYANPSSIKDGIIDSKNLSEAKIWYQGDTDLQKDPNNKTWLAWLLSGISNLFF from the coding sequence ATGAAAAGGATTTCGTTTTTGATAGTTATAATACTGATTTTTACAATTAATTTTAGTGACTCATTGTGGAAAAAGTCTAAAATCAGCAATTTAATTTCAAAACCAGAAAAAAGTTATGAAATTGGTGATATTATAACTGTGGCTGTTTCTGAAAGTCCATCTTTGAGTCTATCTGATAATAATCCAGATCCATTTTCAGGTGTAATGGGGACAGTTGGTGCCATTTTTAATACAATTGGAAATATAGATCTGATGAAATTTTTTCCTTTAGGTGCAAATAAACCAGAAAATATTAAAGTTTCAAATAAAAAATCCTCGTCTCAAAGCAAAGCCACTGTAAATTTATACATATCAGCAAAGGTTATTGAGGTTCTTGATAAGAATATTATAAAAATACGAGGAAAAAAGGAATTTAAGGTTGATTCACAGAAAAAAATAATGATAATAGAAGGTTATGCCAATCCATCTTCCATAAAAGATGGAATAATTGATTCGAAAAATTTATCCGAAGCAAAAATATGGTATCAGGGAGATACTGATTTGCAAAAAGATCCAAATAACAAAACATGGCTTGCCTGGTTACTTTCAGGAATATCAAATCTGTTTTTCTAA
- a CDS encoding Rqc2 family fibronectin-binding protein, giving the protein MPIDGLLLNKLIREAQIFEGEKIRNIYQPVNDEVLLQLQSGFLLFVLKNPSYLIKLESKPNMPDTPQNFSMFLRKRIKNAKIIKIEQLGLDRIGYIELSVIDETFELRNYKLYFELMGRNSNILLIDEENKIMDALKKGVSPKRSIMPGAKYIPFYKREYINILENENLYDLNQPFMGFSKISKNLFYEYIEKYDYISFVSEFLDNLNVYTFEYNGKKEILAFKPVNFKYDEFQNPSEGLLNFFELQSMNSRFLELKKRLEKTVIKEIEKYERLYKKLKNEEKEIREIPDLEKKGRLLQAYLYQFKEKTDFVVVEDWETGEKIKINLNPLKTPNENLQVIFKKVHKLKSKEIHLKERIKITKKMIDYLYQLWQSIDFVEDIETLMEIKEEMIQEKILQDKTKNKRRKRSNSKPYEFEFNGFKIFVGKNNIQNDKITREADREDIWMHAQGIPGAHVIIKTNKKEVPMEVLLFGAKLAAKYSKGRYSSKVSVDYTMKKHVWKPKGSKPGMVLYNNFKTLYVEPI; this is encoded by the coding sequence ATGCCGATAGATGGTTTGTTGTTAAATAAATTAATAAGAGAGGCACAAATTTTTGAAGGAGAAAAGATTAGAAATATATATCAGCCAGTTAATGATGAAGTATTATTACAACTTCAAAGTGGATTTTTGTTATTTGTATTAAAAAATCCATCATACTTAATTAAATTGGAATCAAAACCAAATATGCCAGATACTCCGCAAAATTTTTCTATGTTTTTAAGAAAGAGAATAAAAAATGCAAAAATTATAAAAATAGAGCAATTGGGACTCGATAGAATTGGTTATATTGAATTATCTGTTATTGATGAAACATTTGAATTGAGAAACTATAAGCTGTATTTTGAACTTATGGGTAGAAATTCAAATATACTGCTTATTGATGAGGAAAATAAGATTATGGATGCATTAAAGAAAGGAGTATCTCCAAAAAGAAGTATTATGCCAGGGGCAAAATATATTCCTTTTTATAAAAGAGAATATATTAATATATTGGAAAATGAAAATCTTTATGATTTAAATCAACCATTTATGGGATTTTCAAAAATAAGTAAAAATTTATTTTATGAGTATATTGAAAAATATGATTATATTTCATTTGTTTCAGAATTTCTTGATAATTTAAATGTTTACACTTTTGAATACAACGGTAAAAAAGAAATACTAGCATTTAAACCGGTAAATTTCAAATATGATGAATTCCAAAATCCATCAGAAGGATTATTGAATTTTTTTGAATTGCAAAGTATGAATTCTCGTTTTTTAGAATTAAAAAAGCGTCTTGAAAAAACAGTTATAAAAGAGATAGAAAAATATGAAAGATTATATAAAAAATTAAAAAACGAGGAGAAAGAGATAAGAGAAATTCCAGATTTAGAAAAAAAGGGGAGACTTCTTCAAGCATATCTTTATCAATTTAAAGAAAAGACGGATTTTGTAGTGGTTGAAGATTGGGAAACTGGTGAAAAAATAAAGATAAACTTAAATCCTTTAAAAACACCGAATGAAAATTTACAGGTGATTTTTAAAAAGGTCCATAAATTAAAGTCAAAGGAAATACATCTTAAAGAAAGGATAAAGATAACAAAAAAGATGATAGATTATTTATATCAATTATGGCAGAGCATTGACTTTGTAGAAGATATAGAGACTTTGATGGAAATAAAAGAAGAAATGATTCAGGAAAAAATTTTACAGGATAAAACTAAAAATAAAAGAAGGAAAAGATCGAATTCAAAACCATATGAATTTGAATTTAATGGATTTAAAATTTTTGTTGGAAAAAATAATATTCAAAATGATAAAATAACGAGAGAAGCGGATAGGGAAGATATATGGATGCATGCTCAGGGGATTCCCGGAGCTCATGTGATAATAAAAACAAATAAAAAGGAAGTGCCTATGGAAGTTTTATTATTTGGAGCAAAATTGGCTGCAAAATATTCTAAAGGTAGGTATTCATCAAAAGTATCTGTTGATTATACTATGAAAAAACATGTCTGGAAACCTAAAGGTTCAAAACCAGGAATGGTATTATACAATAATTTTAAGACATTATATGTAGAACCAATATAA
- a CDS encoding response regulator, with product MTKILIVDDAPFIRNQLKLILKPLNFNIIEASDGKEAISVYKKHKPDIVTMDISMPVMDGIKALSEIIKYDPNAKIIMVTALGHKMRVLEAIEKGASYYIVKPFDKEKVIESILKVLNK from the coding sequence ATGACTAAAATTTTGATAGTTGACGATGCTCCATTTATTAGAAATCAGCTTAAATTAATATTAAAACCATTGAATTTTAATATTATTGAAGCTTCTGATGGGAAAGAAGCTATTTCTGTATATAAAAAACACAAACCAGATATTGTAACTATGGATATTTCAATGCCTGTAATGGATGGAATCAAAGCTTTATCTGAAATAATAAAATATGATCCCAATGCTAAAATTATAATGGTTACAGCTTTAGGACATAAAATGCGAGTCCTTGAAGCTATTGAAAAAGGTGCTTCATATTATATAGTAAAACCTTTTGATAAGGAGAAAGTCATTGAGTCCATACTAAAAGTATTAAATAAATAA
- the flgA gene encoding flagellar basal body P-ring formation chaperone FlgA, producing MKKILFLIFITVNIYIFSNVTIPATITSYDRVFSLKDIFPDLKFDRTLAFFSGNSITYEASKLKNLLLSTTNFTNITFESSIITIKYSPEVKIFNSSNTELYLKTYFEELFLTNTPKATINNFEISKYMKDTKISTVLDTTYRRSLNNIYGNFLILDDLNLKKYISFKANVSNYGYVYVAKENIPYKTPLNLNLLKKKIIDIYSLPISPLKTTENNLTKFMANRNLRKGEIIYENAVKKIPDVKAGQVIPIEVYFDGVKILSWAKVLNDAIIGDIVMARNEKTNVLINGKLYSGPKIIINIGGSKK from the coding sequence ATGAAAAAAATATTGTTTTTAATATTTATTACTGTTAATATATACATATTTTCAAATGTCACAATTCCGGCAACAATTACATCATATGATAGGGTTTTTTCTTTAAAAGACATTTTCCCTGATTTAAAATTTGATAGAACATTGGCCTTTTTCTCGGGAAACTCCATTACTTATGAAGCATCAAAACTTAAAAATTTATTACTGTCTACAACAAACTTTACAAATATTACATTTGAATCATCAATAATTACAATAAAATATTCTCCTGAAGTTAAAATTTTCAACTCATCAAATACTGAATTATATTTAAAAACATATTTCGAAGAATTATTTTTAACCAATACTCCTAAAGCTACAATAAATAATTTTGAAATTAGCAAATATATGAAAGATACAAAAATATCTACTGTTCTTGATACAACATATCGTCGTTCATTAAATAACATATATGGTAACTTTTTAATACTGGATGATTTAAATCTAAAAAAATACATATCATTTAAAGCCAATGTTTCAAATTATGGTTATGTATATGTAGCCAAAGAAAATATTCCCTATAAAACTCCACTAAACTTAAATTTATTGAAAAAAAAAATCATAGATATATATTCATTACCCATATCACCATTAAAAACCACTGAAAATAACTTAACAAAATTCATGGCAAATAGGAATTTAAGAAAAGGTGAAATAATCTATGAAAATGCGGTAAAAAAAATTCCAGATGTTAAAGCAGGACAGGTTATACCAATAGAAGTATATTTTGACGGTGTGAAAATTCTATCATGGGCAAAAGTTTTAAACGACGCTATAATCGGCGACATTGTAATGGCAAGAAATGAAAAAACAAATGTATTAATAAATGGAAAATTATATTCTGGACCGAAAATAATAATCAATATAGGAGGCTCTAAAAAATGA
- a CDS encoding LacI family DNA-binding transcriptional regulator produces MVTIKDIAKIAGVNPSTVSRSLNDYPNISKKTKEKIKKIAEELGFEFNEAARSLNKKKTNTIGVIIPQFFDDMRGEIFFANFLGKLIKEAQLRGYHVRIEYEIEKNYIKKMIQSRSVDGLLLMNPDISKEDVEFILEKNIPYIFLHYLSENYINKDINFVRTDQQKGGYIATKYLIEKGYKDILTLSGLSINHEFIERTNGYKKALKDFDIKNEYILDIDVTFESAKKTIKKNKPLLKKVDAIFAQTDLMALGVIEALNELHINVPKDLAVIGFDNIQIGTYFKPRLTTIEQPIDKLAKIGIKKLIELMEKSFKVRKFIEPKLIIRQSA; encoded by the coding sequence ATGGTAACAATAAAAGATATTGCAAAAATTGCTGGGGTTAATCCATCAACGGTCTCAAGAAGTTTAAACGATTATCCTAATATATCAAAAAAAACAAAAGAAAAGATTAAGAAAATAGCCGAAGAATTAGGTTTTGAATTTAATGAAGCCGCTCGAAGTTTAAATAAAAAAAAGACAAATACAATAGGAGTAATTATACCTCAATTTTTTGATGATATGAGAGGCGAAATATTTTTTGCTAATTTTTTAGGAAAGTTAATCAAAGAGGCCCAATTAAGAGGATATCATGTTAGAATTGAATATGAAATTGAAAAAAATTATATAAAGAAAATGATTCAAAGTAGAAGTGTTGATGGATTATTGCTTATGAATCCTGACATATCTAAAGAAGATGTTGAATTTATACTTGAAAAAAATATACCTTATATATTTTTACATTATCTTTCAGAAAATTACATTAACAAAGATATTAACTTTGTTAGAACAGATCAACAGAAAGGTGGTTATATTGCAACAAAGTATTTAATAGAAAAGGGTTACAAAGATATTTTAACCTTATCCGGATTAAGTATAAATCACGAATTTATCGAAAGAACTAATGGTTATAAAAAAGCTTTAAAAGATTTTGATATAAAAAATGAATATATTCTGGATATTGACGTAACCTTTGAATCTGCAAAAAAAACTATCAAAAAAAATAAACCATTATTAAAAAAGGTAGATGCTATTTTTGCACAAACTGATTTAATGGCTTTGGGTGTCATAGAAGCACTCAATGAGTTGCATATTAATGTACCAAAAGATCTTGCAGTTATTGGGTTTGATAATATTCAAATTGGTACATATTTTAAACCTAGATTAACAACAATAGAACAACCTATAGATAAATTAGCAAAGATAGGAATTAAAAAATTAATAGAATTGATGGAAAAAAGTTTTAAGGTTAGAAAATTTATTGAACCTAAACTTATTATAAGACAATCAGCTTAA
- the glmM gene encoding phosphoglucosamine mutase, whose amino-acid sequence MLKLKRLFGTDGIRGLVNEELTVDLVYKIGNALGRMYAGKYEKLLIARDTRNSGEMIEAALSAGALSAGLDVEFCGIITTPALAYLTKSEKTLGVMISASHNPSNYNGIKVLAEGFKISDDDEIDIENLILEKQPEYVPYGEIGKMNSSHLKDKYIGYILSSYDMDNVPYKIAIDVGNGATGALIDKIFGAFDLNYDVYFNSPDGLNINEKCGSTHPEVLSNIIKNDGYDLGILFDGDGDRCLFIDKNGNLIDGDKLMAINALKLKEQNRLNNDLVIVTIMSNLGLEKFLEKHNINLVRTAVGDKYVLEKMLESDAELGGEQSGHIIFLDKATTGDGIITALETLETLTFFGKNINELINEIPQYPQLLKNISVKDKKSVMESKKLKEKIKEYTSLPDFRLVVRPSGTEHKVRIMAEGKDEGLVYSVVNELYEIIEEIDKY is encoded by the coding sequence GTGTTAAAGTTGAAAAGGCTTTTTGGTACCGATGGTATTAGAGGACTTGTGAATGAAGAATTAACTGTTGATTTGGTATATAAAATAGGTAATGCTTTAGGAAGAATGTATGCAGGGAAATATGAAAAGCTGTTAATAGCAAGAGATACAAGGAATTCTGGCGAAATGATTGAAGCAGCATTATCTGCTGGGGCATTATCTGCAGGACTTGATGTTGAATTTTGTGGAATAATAACAACACCAGCGTTAGCCTATTTAACTAAAAGTGAAAAAACTCTTGGAGTTATGATATCGGCTTCACATAATCCATCTAATTATAATGGAATAAAAGTTTTAGCAGAAGGATTTAAAATTTCAGATGATGATGAAATAGATATAGAAAATTTAATTTTAGAAAAACAACCTGAATATGTTCCATATGGAGAAATTGGCAAAATGAATTCTTCTCATTTAAAGGATAAATATATAGGATATATACTATCCTCTTACGATATGGATAATGTTCCGTATAAAATAGCAATAGATGTAGGAAATGGCGCTACAGGAGCATTAATTGATAAAATTTTCGGGGCTTTTGATTTAAATTATGATGTGTATTTTAATAGCCCTGATGGATTAAATATAAATGAAAAATGCGGGTCTACACATCCAGAAGTTTTATCGAATATAATTAAAAATGATGGTTATGATTTAGGGATACTTTTTGATGGAGATGGAGATAGATGCTTATTTATAGATAAAAATGGAAATTTGATTGATGGGGATAAATTAATGGCTATTAATGCATTGAAATTAAAAGAACAAAATAGATTAAATAATGATCTTGTTATTGTAACTATTATGAGTAATCTCGGTCTGGAAAAATTTTTGGAAAAGCATAATATTAATCTTGTTAGAACTGCTGTGGGAGATAAATATGTATTAGAAAAAATGCTGGAGTCAGATGCGGAATTGGGTGGAGAACAATCAGGGCATATTATATTTCTTGATAAAGCAACAACTGGAGACGGTATTATAACAGCCTTGGAAACGTTGGAAACATTAACTTTTTTTGGTAAAAATATAAATGAATTAATAAATGAAATTCCGCAGTATCCTCAGTTATTAAAAAATATTTCTGTGAAGGATAAAAAGTCTGTTATGGAAAGTAAAAAATTAAAGGAGAAAATTAAAGAATATACATCTCTTCCTGATTTTAGATTAGTCGTAAGGCCATCAGGGACAGAACATAAAGTTAGAATAATGGCAGAAGGGAAAGATGAAGGTCTGGTATATTCGGTTGTAAATGAATTGTATGAAATTATAGAAGAAATAGATAAATATTAA
- a CDS encoding flagellar basal body P-ring protein FlgI, giving the protein MKKTILILLLIIFSLSAFSAIRLKDIAYFRGARDNQLFGIGVVTGLNGTGDSGKVTSELLTNMMKNLNINLQNAFTTKNSAVVFVFADIPAFYKEGMKLDIVVTAAGNSKSLEGGYLIQTPLYGADGQVYAVAQGSVLTGGVEVSTTANLQKRNKVVGFIPHGAIVENEIPASIVSDNTVTVLLRNPDITTAARTALSINAQFGQKLAKAVDPSSVKVKIPDVFSDDLISFLALIEEVEIDPDSKAKIVINEKTGTIVFGGKVKVADFTINYGNFVISVDNGKVGDNDATIYNLVNALKAAGATPQDIIAIIQNLSAAGYLYAELVVM; this is encoded by the coding sequence ATGAAAAAAACGATACTAATATTATTACTAATTATATTTTCCCTATCTGCATTTTCTGCAATAAGACTTAAAGATATCGCATATTTCAGAGGAGCCAGAGATAATCAGTTATTTGGAATAGGTGTTGTTACCGGCTTAAATGGCACTGGCGATTCGGGAAAAGTTACTTCAGAATTACTTACAAACATGATGAAAAATTTAAATATAAATCTGCAAAATGCTTTTACTACAAAGAATTCTGCTGTTGTATTCGTCTTTGCTGATATACCTGCTTTCTATAAAGAGGGTATGAAATTAGATATTGTAGTAACAGCTGCTGGCAATTCAAAAAGTCTGGAAGGTGGTTATTTGATTCAAACTCCACTGTATGGTGCTGATGGGCAGGTATATGCTGTAGCTCAGGGAAGTGTTTTAACCGGCGGAGTAGAAGTTAGTACAACAGCAAATTTACAAAAAAGAAATAAAGTAGTTGGTTTTATTCCTCATGGCGCTATTGTAGAAAATGAAATACCAGCTTCTATAGTTTCAGACAATACTGTTACTGTTCTGCTTAGAAATCCTGATATTACTACAGCGGCAAGAACTGCATTATCTATCAATGCACAATTTGGACAAAAATTAGCAAAAGCTGTTGATCCTTCTTCTGTTAAAGTTAAAATCCCGGATGTTTTTTCTGATGATTTAATTTCATTCCTCGCTTTAATTGAAGAGGTTGAAATTGATCCTGATTCAAAAGCCAAGATTGTAATAAACGAAAAAACAGGAACTATAGTTTTTGGTGGAAAGGTTAAAGTTGCTGATTTTACCATAAATTATGGAAATTTCGTTATTTCTGTTGATAATGGCAAAGTAGGGGATAATGATGCCACTATATATAATCTTGTCAACGCTTTAAAAGCTGCTGGAGCGACTCCACAAGATATTATCGCAATTATACAAAATCTTTCGGCTGCTGGCTATCTATATGCTGAATTGGTGGTGATGTAA